The following are from one region of the Cupriavidus sp. D39 genome:
- a CDS encoding PRTRC system ParB family protein, which produces MSNFTVPLRKIRHRVNPRTHRNEAKFMELRASIKVHGVIQPILVRPIEPDGEYEYEHIAGESRLDAAEAEHGLDYEMPVLVKDVDDETADMLALIENAQRADMAPSDEAVWAARLVGKLKGDREEAARVIGWSRSKLDKRLALMNCSALVLQALSREQINLGHAELLATLAKEKQDTLLPVITSEGKSVAELKATIEQVACSLAAAIFDKADCAQCPHNSSMQVEMFSEAIASGNCTSAACFKEKTEKELSTVAYGLKDEYPVVRIVRAGENHTRIQLLADGPTGVGDEQAKACHGCQNFGAAVSGLPDSLGKVYRSQCFDTPCHTKKVAARLKADRDVKAEGAKAAKAGASAAGIQAGKATASGKPKTQDAEKPVTAVSETDRVKAYRVALWRKALRREVAKDPNMANQYLLAMGMTGLSRNITAESMGKLFEKIADEKASSIDLAANLHGVHALEAGQRHNLTIALAVSAIEGIEVNHLVTLCKYQKLDLTQHWNLQQSKDFLELLTKSEMKVIADELGLRQKIGAGFAKLFANSKADLVTALLAVDGFDYAGKLPKVLHF; this is translated from the coding sequence ATGTCCAATTTTACTGTCCCCCTGCGCAAGATCCGCCACAGGGTGAACCCCCGTACCCACCGCAACGAAGCCAAGTTCATGGAACTGCGCGCTTCGATCAAGGTTCACGGGGTCATTCAGCCCATTCTGGTTCGGCCCATCGAGCCGGACGGCGAGTACGAGTACGAACATATCGCCGGCGAGAGCCGCCTGGATGCGGCCGAGGCGGAACATGGCCTCGACTATGAGATGCCAGTCCTCGTCAAGGATGTCGATGACGAGACCGCGGACATGCTCGCGCTGATAGAGAACGCGCAGCGCGCGGACATGGCCCCGTCGGACGAAGCCGTATGGGCTGCTCGTCTTGTGGGCAAGCTCAAGGGCGACCGGGAGGAGGCCGCCCGTGTAATCGGCTGGTCGCGCTCCAAGCTTGACAAGCGCCTCGCGCTCATGAACTGCAGCGCGTTGGTGCTCCAAGCGCTATCCCGCGAGCAGATCAATCTTGGGCATGCCGAGCTTCTGGCCACTCTGGCTAAGGAGAAGCAGGACACGCTTCTGCCCGTCATTACCAGCGAGGGCAAGTCGGTCGCGGAGCTCAAAGCGACGATCGAGCAAGTTGCCTGCAGCCTGGCGGCCGCGATCTTCGATAAGGCCGATTGCGCGCAGTGCCCGCATAACTCCTCGATGCAAGTCGAGATGTTTAGCGAGGCGATTGCGTCCGGCAACTGCACGAGCGCCGCCTGTTTCAAGGAAAAGACCGAGAAGGAGCTCAGCACGGTTGCCTACGGCCTCAAGGACGAGTATCCAGTCGTCCGCATCGTGCGTGCTGGTGAGAACCACACGCGCATCCAGTTGCTGGCTGACGGCCCGACCGGGGTGGGTGATGAGCAGGCCAAGGCTTGCCACGGTTGCCAGAACTTCGGCGCTGCCGTGAGCGGACTGCCCGATTCGTTGGGCAAGGTCTACCGCAGCCAATGCTTCGATACGCCGTGCCACACCAAAAAGGTGGCAGCGCGCCTCAAGGCTGACCGCGACGTGAAGGCTGAAGGGGCGAAAGCCGCTAAGGCTGGTGCCTCGGCAGCTGGTATTCAGGCCGGCAAGGCCACCGCCAGCGGGAAGCCGAAGACGCAGGACGCTGAGAAGCCGGTCACGGCCGTGTCGGAAACCGACCGCGTCAAGGCCTATCGCGTCGCTCTCTGGCGCAAGGCTTTGCGCCGCGAGGTGGCGAAGGATCCGAACATGGCCAATCAGTACCTGCTCGCCATGGGCATGACCGGCTTGTCGCGGAACATCACAGCGGAAAGCATGGGCAAGCTCTTTGAGAAGATCGCCGACGAGAAGGCTTCGTCGATCGATCTGGCTGCCAACCTGCACGGCGTCCACGCGCTCGAGGCAGGGCAGCGCCACAACCTGACAATCGCACTCGCAGTATCAGCGATCGAGGGTATTGAGGTGAACCATCTGGTCACGCTGTGCAAGTACCAAAAGCTTGACCTGACGCAGCACTGGAACCTTCAGCAATCGAAGGACTTTCTGGAATTGCTGACCAAATCCGAGATGAAGGTGATCGCGGATGAGCTGGGCTTGCGCCAAAAGATCGGTGCTGGCTTCGCCAAACTCTTTGCCAATTCCAAGGCCGACCTGGTCACCGCACTGCTGGCTGTCGACGGTTTCGACTATGCCGGCAAGCTGCCCAAGGTCCTGCATTTCTAA
- a CDS encoding PRTRC system protein E has product MSFFQELATLVRTCEKVVLTITPQGENLTVFVAPVVKNATDPALATPMVLTGTPQELDESFTAAMQSVVAARAELVDQIEATASILKAATAKQSNKATKALAKAGKPDGELSSEGDDDDGNANSLSSDGASAQEPVGEAVVPAPVAKPTGTNLADLI; this is encoded by the coding sequence ATGTCCTTTTTCCAGGAACTGGCAACGCTCGTGCGTACGTGCGAGAAGGTTGTCCTTACCATCACCCCGCAAGGGGAGAATCTCACTGTGTTCGTGGCCCCAGTTGTGAAGAACGCAACCGATCCGGCCCTTGCGACACCGATGGTGCTCACGGGCACACCGCAGGAGCTCGACGAGAGCTTCACGGCTGCGATGCAGTCGGTTGTTGCTGCGCGTGCGGAGCTGGTCGACCAGATCGAAGCAACCGCTTCGATCCTAAAGGCGGCGACCGCCAAGCAATCGAACAAGGCCACCAAGGCCTTGGCGAAGGCGGGCAAGCCCGACGGCGAGCTATCTTCGGAAGGCGATGACGATGACGGCAATGCAAATAGCTTGTCCTCGGATGGCGCGTCTGCGCAGGAACCCGTTGGTGAGGCTGTCGTACCTGCGCCGGTGGCCAAGCCGACTGGCACAAACCTCGCTGACCTAATCTAA
- a CDS encoding PRTRC system protein C produces the protein MIEVKTLVREFIYNGMNLPDPGPAFTADQVRDMYTAQYPELTTAAVDGPVHQGDTARYTFVRAAGAKGCRA, from the coding sequence ATGATCGAAGTGAAGACGCTCGTTCGCGAGTTCATCTACAACGGCATGAACCTGCCTGACCCCGGACCGGCCTTTACGGCGGACCAAGTGCGCGACATGTACACCGCCCAGTACCCCGAGCTGACCACCGCCGCGGTGGATGGCCCGGTGCACCAAGGCGATACCGCACGCTACACCTTTGTCCGCGCAGCGGGCGCAAAGGGATGCCGTGCGTAA
- a CDS encoding PRTRC system protein F encodes MTDSVPARALVQRRKDVDLAALALAQFESGVLRPRDVKTALCAGDALAEGITAWIRRHRPRCQRLNFGFELLDHGVVSTELQQFGWEDNLDAPVYLGIVMPQESVFVIGDKADVLRATSPGLLCTAMALVRDASSRTVHVRTPDDYLEMFGRWHWEYETSATDEDVREGLAERFGEGDSDIERYLPSVVRSEMAPDEFLPKYMRVDRRSSDIYRELSGKSLMAVAARQRGWVRSLCLELAALKKVLARSKARRLFGDAQWGEPAYAAASIVTIPGGYAEEVIDDHFECLSNAGDCTMYQMFVPLATTPESIRAQYADWAIAFEVIARLDRVLTLLSSPDPNQ; translated from the coding sequence GTGACGGACAGCGTCCCTGCGCGGGCGCTTGTTCAGCGAAGGAAGGATGTTGATCTGGCCGCGCTAGCTCTTGCGCAATTTGAATCCGGAGTCCTTCGCCCAAGGGACGTTAAGACAGCCCTGTGCGCTGGTGATGCCCTTGCAGAGGGCATCACCGCGTGGATTAGGCGACATCGTCCGCGGTGCCAACGCTTGAACTTCGGCTTCGAATTGTTGGACCACGGCGTAGTAAGTACTGAGCTCCAACAGTTCGGGTGGGAGGATAACCTGGACGCACCTGTCTACCTCGGCATTGTGATGCCCCAAGAGAGCGTCTTTGTCATCGGCGACAAGGCCGATGTGTTACGTGCAACGTCCCCGGGTCTGCTGTGCACCGCCATGGCGCTGGTGCGCGATGCCTCGAGCAGGACAGTGCATGTACGGACGCCTGATGACTATCTCGAGATGTTCGGGCGGTGGCACTGGGAGTATGAAACCAGTGCCACCGACGAGGACGTCAGGGAGGGACTTGCAGAGCGTTTCGGGGAAGGAGATTCCGACATCGAGCGCTACCTGCCTTCGGTCGTCCGGTCAGAAATGGCTCCGGACGAGTTCCTGCCGAAATACATGCGTGTAGATCGTCGATCTAGTGACATCTATCGGGAGCTTTCCGGTAAGTCGCTGATGGCGGTCGCTGCGCGTCAGCGCGGCTGGGTGCGCAGCCTTTGCCTCGAACTGGCGGCCCTGAAAAAGGTGTTGGCGCGGAGCAAAGCGCGACGGCTATTTGGCGACGCACAGTGGGGCGAGCCTGCCTATGCTGCAGCGTCGATCGTCACTATTCCCGGTGGCTATGCGGAAGAGGTAATTGACGATCATTTTGAATGCCTGAGCAACGCCGGCGACTGCACGATGTATCAGATGTTTGTCCCTCTTGCGACCACACCAGAGTCCATCCGTGCGCAGTATGCGGATTGGGCAATCGCTTTCGAGGTCATCGCACGCCTTGACCGGGTGCTCACTCTACTTTCTTCTCCGGATCCGAACCAATGA
- a CDS encoding PRTRC system protein A: MQQSFPTVMMPRFGSLQAMQADGERLVVASNGLFLEILRPWLNLVRRVGQFDVATAIPYGMVKERTELICGKVPPALIGEFAALARQTMPNEAGAWITWRRDTGTFRLVPVKVLEHSAGHLRYERPELVAGESLVMDCHSHGAAEAFFSHTDNTDDRHDVKFAFVLGNCASRHPSMKVRLCAKGVLEPAADVPAAWRHAVSQVEVAL, from the coding sequence TTGCAACAGTCATTCCCGACTGTGATGATGCCGCGCTTCGGCAGCCTGCAGGCTATGCAGGCCGACGGAGAACGGCTCGTGGTGGCCAGCAATGGCCTGTTTTTGGAAATACTCCGTCCCTGGTTGAACCTTGTGCGTCGTGTTGGGCAGTTCGATGTCGCCACCGCCATCCCGTATGGGATGGTCAAGGAGCGCACGGAGCTGATTTGTGGAAAGGTGCCGCCCGCATTGATTGGTGAGTTCGCCGCGCTTGCGCGGCAGACGATGCCGAACGAGGCTGGCGCGTGGATCACCTGGCGTCGTGACACGGGCACGTTCCGGCTGGTGCCGGTTAAGGTGCTGGAGCATAGCGCTGGCCATCTTCGCTATGAGCGACCGGAGCTGGTGGCCGGCGAATCGTTGGTGATGGACTGTCATTCCCACGGCGCTGCGGAAGCTTTCTTTTCCCACACCGACAACACCGACGATAGGCATGATGTGAAGTTCGCGTTCGTGCTTGGCAACTGCGCGAGCCGCCATCCGTCGATGAAGGTACGGCTATGCGCGAAAGGCGTCCTTGAACCTGCCGCCGATGTCCCAGCGGCATGGCGGCATGCAGTCTCGCAGGTGGAGGTCGCCCTGTGA
- a CDS encoding PRTRC system ThiF family protein, with protein sequence MSVSTALHNLPSGMTSRAWNVVVVGAGGTGSALLPNLARLHHAMLELGHPGGIDCTVLDDDTVSETNVGRQGFYPNDVGQYKASLIVNRLNLLMGTRWEARTQRLASADRLTCDLVVGCVDTRTARKTILGAAKRGKVRYYLDCGNETDRGQVILGEVGVRGPDRLPHVGDLFPDLLNPRGDAVDVAPSCSMADALAKQSLVINQAIAVQAFNLLWTLFRTGTLSYSGVFVNLQAGRTNPLPIDPAAWARFGYDAAKCVPPSRKKSSA encoded by the coding sequence GTGAGCGTATCCACTGCTTTGCACAATCTCCCATCAGGGATGACGAGCCGCGCTTGGAATGTGGTGGTGGTGGGCGCCGGCGGCACTGGCAGCGCGCTGCTTCCGAACCTGGCGCGGCTGCACCATGCGATGTTAGAGCTTGGCCACCCCGGTGGGATCGACTGCACCGTGCTGGATGACGACACAGTGAGCGAGACCAACGTGGGGCGGCAAGGCTTTTATCCCAACGATGTCGGCCAGTACAAGGCATCGCTGATCGTCAACCGCCTGAACCTGCTGATGGGCACGCGCTGGGAAGCGCGGACCCAACGGCTGGCTAGCGCTGACCGTCTGACCTGTGACCTGGTGGTTGGCTGTGTGGACACACGCACGGCGCGCAAAACCATCCTGGGTGCCGCTAAACGGGGAAAGGTGCGTTACTACCTGGATTGTGGCAATGAGACCGACCGTGGTCAGGTGATACTGGGTGAGGTTGGCGTTCGCGGTCCGGATCGTCTCCCGCACGTAGGTGATCTCTTCCCCGACCTGCTTAACCCGAGGGGCGATGCTGTTGATGTCGCTCCCTCTTGCTCGATGGCGGACGCACTAGCCAAGCAGTCGCTGGTGATTAACCAAGCGATCGCCGTGCAGGCGTTCAACTTACTCTGGACGCTGTTCCGGACTGGCACGCTGAGCTATTCCGGGGTGTTTGTGAACCTCCAGGCAGGTCGGACTAACCCGCTGCCCATCGATCCGGCTGCGTGGGCACGCTTTGGCTACGATGCCGCCAAGTGCGTGCCTCCGTCCAGAAAGAAGAGTTCAGCATGA
- a CDS encoding glycine zipper 2TM domain-containing protein, producing MIRTFSIAFFVALCALASGCATQQTSPNVYRTSEALRKGDIEMVTVVRARQVTITGNDGMLSTSSGLPGMIGAGVGALLGARTIGGGNGRYLVGAVSGAASGFVSQQIAEHVSKRAGLEVIVRTDNGRQLAITQDADQQFNAGDRVYLVAAGNGYRLTR from the coding sequence ATGATCCGCACGTTCTCCATCGCTTTTTTCGTTGCTCTGTGTGCGCTTGCTTCCGGCTGCGCCACGCAACAGACCTCGCCTAACGTCTATCGCACCTCCGAAGCCCTCCGTAAAGGGGACATCGAGATGGTGACGGTGGTACGCGCGCGCCAGGTCACCATCACCGGCAATGACGGCATGCTCTCCACGAGCAGCGGTCTTCCCGGGATGATCGGTGCCGGCGTCGGTGCTTTGCTCGGCGCCCGCACGATCGGTGGCGGCAACGGTCGCTACCTGGTCGGTGCGGTCTCAGGCGCTGCAAGCGGCTTCGTGTCGCAGCAGATCGCCGAGCATGTCAGCAAGCGTGCCGGGCTGGAGGTGATTGTCCGCACGGACAATGGCCGCCAGCTTGCTATCACGCAAGATGCCGACCAGCAGTTCAATGCTGGAGACCGCGTCTACTTGGTCGCGGCCGGAAACGGTTATCGACTCACGCGTTGA
- a CDS encoding ATP-binding protein: MKINPSQLRSLLAAYIPARLPVLITGACGTGKSDIVEQAAKAAGHDLLISHPVVEDPTDSKGLPFPNSDGSAARFLPFGDLEQALNAKCPLVWFIDDLGQASPSVQAAKMQLLLARKIGEHRLPEHVTFVAATNRRIDNAGVSNILDPLKSRFATIVELEPSIQAWTEWAVSNDVTPELIAFLRFRPALLSTDQKTKELENLPSPRGWGSVARQLPVVPKGLELEAIAGAVGEAAAAEFIAFRQIYQHLPSIDGILTAPDVAPIPTNLSALCAISTALGQAAHPNNFDRVMVYAHRMMAEGYGEYAVMLCSDAVRRNSEICATPAWIMAQGTEFGRLIMGNH; this comes from the coding sequence ATGAAAATCAATCCTTCCCAACTCCGTTCCCTTCTGGCCGCCTATATTCCGGCCCGTCTGCCTGTGCTCATCACCGGCGCCTGCGGCACCGGCAAAAGCGACATCGTGGAGCAAGCTGCGAAAGCCGCTGGCCACGACCTTCTCATTTCCCACCCCGTTGTCGAAGATCCAACGGACTCGAAGGGCTTGCCCTTCCCGAATTCAGACGGATCCGCTGCCCGCTTCCTGCCCTTTGGGGATCTGGAGCAAGCGCTGAATGCCAAATGCCCGCTCGTCTGGTTCATCGACGATCTGGGCCAGGCCTCGCCGTCCGTTCAGGCCGCGAAGATGCAACTGTTGCTTGCTCGCAAGATTGGCGAGCATAGGCTGCCCGAACATGTCACGTTCGTCGCCGCGACCAACCGGCGCATCGACAACGCTGGCGTCTCCAATATCCTCGATCCGTTGAAGTCCCGCTTTGCGACGATTGTGGAGCTGGAGCCGTCTATTCAGGCGTGGACGGAATGGGCAGTGTCCAACGACGTTACCCCCGAGCTGATCGCCTTCCTGCGTTTCAGGCCAGCTCTGTTGTCGACCGACCAGAAGACGAAGGAACTGGAGAATCTTCCATCGCCGCGCGGCTGGGGCAGTGTGGCCCGGCAACTGCCGGTAGTGCCGAAAGGACTTGAACTGGAGGCGATCGCCGGCGCTGTTGGCGAGGCGGCCGCAGCCGAGTTCATTGCGTTCCGCCAGATCTATCAACACCTGCCATCGATTGACGGCATTTTGACCGCACCGGATGTTGCGCCGATACCGACCAACCTCTCCGCGCTCTGCGCTATCTCGACTGCGTTGGGCCAGGCGGCACACCCCAACAACTTCGACCGCGTCATGGTGTACGCACATCGCATGATGGCCGAAGGCTACGGCGAGTATGCCGTGATGCTGTGTAGCGACGCGGTGCGCCGCAACTCGGAGATCTGCGCTACCCCAGCGTGGATCATGGCTCAGGGCACCGAGTTCGGTCGCCTGATTATGGGCAACCACTAA
- a CDS encoding VWA-like domain-containing protein, with translation MFGETQRQFAAEIESVFHQLQPARLFVIDCDTRISQVQVFERGDTLDLGPVKGGGGTSFRAPFAWLEKEGVDPAFLVYLTDLDGAFPASPPAYPTLWASTIPLHKTKAPPFGETVDVIV, from the coding sequence GTGTTCGGTGAGACGCAACGGCAGTTTGCCGCGGAGATCGAATCGGTTTTCCACCAGCTGCAGCCCGCGCGACTCTTCGTTATCGACTGCGACACCAGGATCAGTCAGGTCCAGGTCTTTGAGCGCGGAGACACGCTTGATCTCGGCCCTGTGAAGGGCGGCGGCGGTACCAGCTTTCGGGCCCCGTTCGCCTGGTTGGAGAAGGAGGGCGTCGATCCGGCGTTCCTTGTCTACCTGACCGATCTGGACGGCGCATTCCCTGCCAGCCCGCCTGCCTACCCGACCCTCTGGGCGTCGACCATTCCCCTGCACAAGACGAAAGCACCGCCATTTGGCGAAACAGTTGACGTCATCGTCTGA
- a CDS encoding DMT family transporter, whose translation MTPLLIIAPLAGGAAASLETWVNGRLAAGLGGDRLLAALVSFAIGCLALAGVAFARGNLLSTMGLLLAQPSWRLSGGVFGAVAICGSLLASPRIGSVNTVSLFIFGQFLAGMLIDQHGLAAAVPRPMTVMRTAGVFVIFSGVVLVLFSDKIAATLGRSP comes from the coding sequence ATGACACCACTTCTGATTATTGCCCCACTAGCTGGGGGCGCCGCTGCATCTCTGGAGACGTGGGTCAACGGGCGTCTGGCCGCAGGACTCGGAGGGGACCGGCTGCTGGCAGCGCTGGTCTCGTTTGCAATCGGTTGCCTCGCGCTTGCGGGTGTCGCCTTTGCGCGAGGCAACCTCTTGTCGACGATGGGGTTGTTGCTCGCGCAACCCTCGTGGCGGCTCAGCGGCGGGGTGTTCGGCGCAGTCGCGATATGCGGGAGCCTGCTTGCCTCGCCTCGCATCGGCAGCGTCAACACTGTCTCTCTATTCATCTTTGGCCAGTTTCTCGCTGGAATGCTCATTGACCAGCATGGTCTCGCGGCTGCCGTTCCGCGGCCGATGACCGTGATGCGCACGGCAGGCGTATTCGTGATCTTTAGCGGCGTCGTCCTGGTGCTTTTCAGCGACAAGATTGCTGCGACGCTCGGCCGGTCGCCGTAG
- a CDS encoding lecithin retinol acyltransferase family protein has translation MRPLTETAFSAPQDDNPSSGLSMSAERFALGAHLLSERNGYVHHGLYSGNGNVIHYAGFTRSRRPGPVEEVSLECFSSGKAVRVGNDMGAPYRGYVALARARSRIGERRYSLLRNNCEHFCTWCITGIARSEQVRECLRHPRNAARTLALMVRQWVRRDEMTSCMEGFRPSAQT, from the coding sequence ATGCGCCCACTCACCGAAACAGCATTCTCTGCACCTCAAGACGACAACCCGTCATCGGGCCTGTCGATGTCGGCTGAGCGGTTTGCGCTCGGAGCGCACCTCCTCAGCGAGCGGAATGGCTACGTTCACCACGGCCTCTATTCGGGTAACGGCAACGTCATTCACTACGCCGGCTTCACCCGTTCGCGCAGGCCTGGTCCGGTTGAGGAGGTGTCGCTTGAATGCTTCTCCTCGGGGAAGGCGGTGCGGGTCGGCAATGACATGGGTGCTCCGTACCGCGGGTACGTGGCGCTGGCGAGAGCGCGGTCCCGGATCGGCGAACGGCGCTACAGCTTGTTGAGAAACAACTGCGAGCACTTCTGCACCTGGTGCATTACCGGCATCGCGCGCAGCGAACAGGTTCGGGAGTGTCTTCGGCACCCTAGGAACGCAGCAAGGACCCTTGCGCTGATGGTTCGCCAATGGGTGCGTCGCGATGAGATGACCTCGTGCATGGAAGGCTTCCGTCCTTCCGCACAAACGTGA